The region CAGAGGAGGTGGAGGAAAAGTGGAAGAATGTTGCAAAAAGTGTAATGAGTGATTCTAATGATGCATACTCCAGAATACTATATCTCAGTTACAACCAATTGCCCCATCCCTTAAAAgcttgttttttatattttggaaTTTTTGAGGAAGACTATGAGATCCCTGTGAAGAAGTTGGTTAGGCTATGGGTAGCAGAGGGATTTTTGAGCATTGTGAAGCATGTGAATACGGAGAAAGTGGCCATGGAATGCTTGCAAGATCTTGTTGACAGAAGTCTTGTTATAGTTAGCAAATAGAGCTACACTGggaaaatgaagagaataaGGATACATGACATGTTGCGAGATTTGTACTTGAGAGAAGCTAAACGTGAAAATTTCTTGAATGTCATTGGACTTAAAAAACATTGTCGTTGGATAAGTCATACATCAAGATCTTTATATAGTGAAGTCAGGTCCGGAGATGAGTTCTTTCACAAATCTCATTCCATTCACTTTACTTATCTTTACTATAATTGGTATACAGATGTGGAACGTCTAATTTCACACTTGAAGCTACTAAGAGTAGTAGACATACGAGGTAGAGTTTATTATGAAGAAAATGCACTAGATGTTCTTGCAAATCTTGTTCATTTGAGATACTTAGCTTTGTCCACGTATAAGAGTTTTGAGATAAAACTCTTTGAGCATTGGAACATGCAAAGCTTTATTGTTAGTGGGGATGGTGTTACATTGGGTTCCTTTGAGGCATATAGAATTTGGAAAATGCCGCTATTAAGAAATTTTTGCATTGGAGTAAttttttcattagaaattcCGCCGGCTGTTTATACAAACTTAGAGAATATATCTTGGTTGGATTCTGAGTCATGTACAAATGATTTGTTTACAATGATTCCGAACTTAAAAAAATTGGGGGTTGATGGTGGATTTTATGATAATAATCTAGATTGGTTTTATAATTGTGTGCACTTGGGGCAACTTGAGACACTAAGCATAAGACGTTGGGGTTATCTCAAGAATATTCCATGTAGCGGAATCCAATGGGCAACTAGTTTTCTACCAAATCTTAAGAAGCTCAACTTGTTGGAGTCTAATCTGCAGTGGAGTGACTTGAGCCTTATTTGTATGTTGCCTAACCTGGAGGTTCTAAAACTGATAAATGCTTGCAAAGGCCTAAAGTGGGAGACATATGATGGAGGGTTCCGTCGATTGAAGAGGTTGGTAATTGTAAAGGGAAGTCTCAAATATTGGAATGCAGTGGGTGACCATTTCCCTATACTTGAGTGTTTAGAGATAAGTTACTGCCATTGGTTGGAAGGAATCCCTCCTGATTTTGGGGATATCGCCACACTAGCATTGATTAAGATAAGCTATTGTAGGGATTCCCTTATGGCTTCTGCAGAGTGGATTCAAGATGAGCAAAACAACAACTATGGAAATGCTGCCCTCCTTGATTGTTCCAAAGGATTTGGGCCGCTTGATATGATGGATGGTGCCATAGCATTGCAGGATGTGAACTGAATTTATTCATTTCAAGTCTCAGAAATggtttttgcttttgttttttgtggATGCTTTGGTGGATTAGCCAAAAAGTTgggtttatatattatatagagttaattccaccggACCCTttgtctttggtgacaattcCATACTTAGTcttagactatcgtttttgccatttaacatctcagactattatttttttggacacttttagtcattctcatgactttttctatttttagtaagggcatttttgtctcttcaaatttttcttttgttattttctcGGATTCAActagtttaattggtttaggactttactaaaaacatgttgaaaaatatggatACTAAAACTCAGAGGTTACCTAAAGTCTTAAACCAGCTAAATCTATTGAAAccataaaaatatgaaaagacaaaaaacgCCCTTACTGAAAAAGAGGAAAAGTCATGAAAATAactccaaaaaataataatctgggatgctaaatgacaaaaatgatagtctCGGACAGGGAcctttggtggaattaactgtattatatattttggtgGGCTGAAATGGGGGGTGTGCTTCATTCTTAGAAGAAGTTGGTGATTGGAAATCTGATGGATGCTGCCATAGCATTGCAGTTTGCAGGAGGATCAGAGctgaatttcttttatatatatagcgaAGTTAAGAAGTTGTAGAGATGATCTAATTTAACCTTTCTTTCACTGTTTTGTTTCTCCGATCCTTAGCCACAGTTTACTTGATCATTTTACACCATCATCtcattcttaattcttaaacaCACAAGTTTTGGAGTCTCTGTACAAGACCTTGCATGGTTTTCTTGAGTTGTCTTGCTTCATCTCTAGTCTCaactcttatttatttttgaatgacCATCCACTACCTTGTGATCCTAAACTGCTATTTATTTTTGTAGTCAAGTTAAAGTTATATGCAGAGGATATCAAGTACCTGTTTTCAAAACCATCTTTGGATAATAGATGTTTGaataattgaagcatgtgctccatctcaactaaaagcctatgTTGATAGAAGCatatgctccatctcaactaaaagtttaagcttGTAGTTGGATTGcgcatttatgtttatatattatatgctcaacatagAATAATCTAATAATCTGGTCTAAGTGCTTTGACAAATTACATTATTGTGTTCATTCTGGGGTTTCAAATACTAATGGCCAAAGAATTGTGGTGGAATTGCAATGCAATTCATGTCTACCAAACAGGCCGTAAAGGTTGTTAGGTCTGTTACTTTGTATGTGCACGCACTGCACACATACAGCTGCttattttggtgtttttgtgtcaaagaaaattaaaatcaagCTAAGCTTGCTTTTAACCTTTAATTTGGTGAAGGGGATAAATGGAACTTGTTTAAAGACAACTTCTGAAGCCCTTTTGATTCAATTAAGCAGAGAAGTTGGTTGTATACTCCATGGCTGCACTTGAAACAACATCCAATGTTTACATGTTTAGACAGCGGTTTTCTGACAAACAAAAATTTGCATGAAGTCGTAAAAATTAACATTGATTTTGAAGGTTTCTTACCCACCATTTCTCTATTATAAGAATGAAGAAGTATCAAAAAGATGTTGGCTCAAGTGGAAGGGATTTAAGTCGCTCAAGGGTTTCAAAGCTTTTTTAAATTAGTCTCATTCTGTGGGATGTGGAACTAATGCAGTATGCAAAGAATTCATCTAGCCAAGTGGGAGTGGCCTATGAATTCAAAGTGTGCAGAAAAAATGGTAACCCTAGCAAAGTGGAAGTGACCTATtggctttcttgatttgaactaaTTAGTTATTGACAATTTATGTTGGTTTACATTTTTGTGGTCTTTTGCCGGTTAGGATTACAAAGCAAGGTTTATCGAGAGTAGTAGTTGCGGGTTTCCCTCATCATTCATAAGAACAAATACGCAGAGATAAAGCATGGACTGATTTACCTTTTCGGGGGTGGGGGGTAAATAGTTTTGTTGCAAGCAACACATTTCTCTTGAGTCCTAACAAAAAGTCTTAAACTTTGCTGCTTGTGTGTGTCTGACCAGTTTTTAACACAAAATAAGCAACAGACCATGTGTGTCACCTTCAAAACTCTTATCCAGGCAGGCTACCAGTCATTTTGAAGAGTTGATCAAAGTGAGGCTTGCAATACAAGACTCCttcaaataagttataagctctccAACACTTCCATTTCTCCGTTTCTAGTTTACTTAACCCCCTAACAGAAAGAAAGAGTCTCAAAGAATATGTCCACCAAATAAAATCAAGAATGTTTTTAAGATGCAATAGATATATAATTGACCAAGGGATACATTCCTGCTCACTCATTAAACAAACGCATCCTCAAGCATTGTACTACTAGGTTACTAGACTCTTGTGTTACATCAGAAAAAAACAATCAAGGGGAACCAGAATGCAGAAGAGAAAGGATTATCTATGTCCTCACTAATTCATTCACAGTTGTGTTTCAGCTGACacattttctttgattttagaAAACAAATCTTCTGAGACATCTTAGTCAGTATCGCAACACTTAGGCACACTGAAATTCAGTTTAAGACAACATTATTAAGTATCAATGTGTCCATCACATAACCTAGTCAAAGTTAAGCAAATTTAATGGGGAATAACCAAAATATACAATGTTTCCAGAACCTTTTAACTTCAAATGGCTAAGACACATGTATTGATCACTCAAAATGAGGAAAAAGTGTCCAAGACTCAACCTTGAGTAATAACCATCCAATTCTGAATTCCCTTAATTAGCAGAAAAAATTGACTCTCCAGATATGCAGATCAACCAAACAAGAACATTTAAGGTTGCAAAAACTATTCCTAAACATGCAAAAGCAGAAAAGAACTGATATTCGAATGCAGCAGATCATCAATGTTTCAACCAAACCAGTAATAAAAACACAAACTAAGATTACCATCTGAGGTCCTCCAATTATACAGTGACTTTTAGTTGAATATTTGGTATTAAGAGAGTAAAGGCATATGTAAAAGAGATTTGCGAATATAAAACTAGTTTAATTGATAGAACCACCAAATTCAAGTACTCAACACATGAAAGCAAAGCATAAGGTCTGATACTAGACTGGGGACAGGGGaaacaaaaacagaaacagACACTAAACGACGACGGATATGGAGATCAAACAAATCTAAATAAAGACAGCCACTAAACGACGACAGATATGGAGATCAAAGGGACTCAGATCAAACAGATCATGAGCGGATCTAAGAGAGTTGACCGCAATCTGCGATGACCACCGGCTTCGAGCACCTCCCGGAGCTGGATCCAACCGCCTCAGCCCTCTTAATCACGTCGAAGCCCTCGACGACATGGCCGAACACCACGTGCTTCCCGTCGAGCCACTCCGTCTTCGCGGTGCAGATGAAGAACTGCGAGCCGTTGGTGTTGGGGCCGGCATTCGCCATGGACAGGATGCCGGGGCCAGTGTGCCTCTTCACGAAGTTCTCATCGGCGAACTTCGTCCCGTAGATCGATTCGCCTCCGGTGCCGTTTCCGGCGGTGAAATCGCCTCCCTGGCACATGAAATTAGGGATCACGCGGTGGAACGTGGATCCCTTGTAGTGCAAGGGCTTGCCGGACCTCCCCATTCCCTTCTCGCCGGTGCAGAGAGCACGGAAGTTATCGGCGGTCTTTGGAGTGGTATCGGCGAAGAGCTCCATCACAACACGGCCGGCCGGTTGACCACCGATTGTGAGATCGAAGAAGACCTTAGGGTTAGCCATGGATTTTTCTCTAACAATTCGCAAACAAACAAAAGCTCTCTCGGTTTCTACTTGCTACAAATCGGTGCCTAGGGCTTATATAAGgatttggagaagaagaaaaggtcATCCCATCTTACTCGAGGGTTTATACGGAGAATCTACTCAATCTAGAACTCTAGTTACTATAAAATACtgtaattttcaatattttattatgtgaattttgtaaataaaaaatgaatatatataaaatattatgtaaattTCATAGCaatcacatatatgtatatggtaATGAACGATATTATAAGATCAATTaccatatttttaattaatatatatagatatttttattatgataaCGGAAATTTTTGTCccgaatttattatttttataacatttaaattaatatttgtaaatttaatgATTCTCTCAATTTagtaaaatcaaattatattttgaacatAAAACTTTTTATAATATTCGATTATTTCAttgataatatttattaataatatgataatttaatagtaatacaatgtaatttaaatagagagaatatagatattatacatattttttgttttcaaaaaaaaaagatattatacatattttttaaaatattacagataaaatttatcctaactaattaaaatttattctaactaattagaattttaatactatagataaaataaattttattatgtaaattttgtaaatagtcaaatttatataagaagaaggttcaaattggccactgaacgtaacttcaaagtgcaattaggccactgaacgaagaaaaaaaagtacaattagccCACTAAACATTGCAAATACATACAATTTCACCATGTTActttccatttcatcaggttgtctGTTTATATGGATAGTgaattggcattttaaaataattttttaatagtacattaaaaataaaaataaaaataaaaaattaaatgcctgCTTgcttgtttttgaaaaaaaataattaaaagatgaaaaaaaataaaaatacaattcatgcttgtttgttttttttttaattaaatttttaaaattttaaatttttatttattttatttttatatttaaagtttagtattaaaaaaatattttaagatgtCAATTCACCATCTATGTAAGTAGACAACTTGAtaaaatggaaggtaacctgctaacCGATAAAATTGCGTACATTTAGAATGTTCAGTggtctaattgtactttttttcgttcagtggcctaattacactttGAGATTACGTTTGGTgatcaatttgaaccttataccatttatatatactagtatagtacccgtgcgatgcacgggatatatattgttaaatttattgtataattatgtgaattaattaaaaatgaatttaatatttacataacacctaaaaaaaataaacataaatatttatctcgcaataaatattgaaatacaacttatattatgaataaaattaaattaatcaaaattacaaattattaaaaatttcatgatATACAACATTAGTGGTTGATGTAAAAGTTCCACTTGAGTCATTggcaattaatatttttagaccATTTGGATTGTTAATCCGAGATGCAGCGACGTACAACTGACCATGTACAAACACAGATTTCTTTAGTAACAATCCTACATGTGACAATGTTTGACCCTGACTTTTATTAATGGTCATTGCATATGATAACatcaacggaaattgttttcGTTGAAACTTGAATGGCAACCTTGGATCGGATGGGGACATGGACATTCGGGGAATCAAAACTTTATTTCCTTTGTTAGCACCAGTCATTATCTCTGCTTCAATAATACGGTCTGCTAACTTGGTGATTATCAGTCTGGTACCATTGCACAACCCAATACTATGGTCAATATTTCTCATCAACATTACCGGTGAACCAATTTTCAAAGTCAATGAATGATTTGGTAAACCTGAAACTCTAATTCCGTTTAAGAATTCAGGGGTGTGTACATCTGCAAGTATCCCATTATCTGCATCGGCTTTGCATACTGTGTCACAACTAAAATATGTTATACTTTCAGAAGTATGCAACGcattcatatattcatttactGAGTTAACCACATCTAGTGGTGGTGCTAGTATAGCACGTCCTTCCAGCAAATTTGGATTAGAATTCCCAGTGGCAAACATCGGAAATGTGCTTTTCACAATTGTTGAAATATGGTCTCCATCAGATGGTAGAAGCATATTAGTTGGGATTTCTACTTCTGCATATCCATCATTTGGTCCACCTATCTTTCCATCACCGATATTAGCAATCCAATTTGCAAAATCTTCTAATCTTTGTAGATCAACCCCATGCCGAACAGTGCGTAGGCGTAGGTTTCTTGTAAGCTTCAAAACTTTGCAACTGTTCCACAAATACGATGAATTTATTGTTGCAGATACAATATCTTGTCTTGTACCCTTAGGAACTACTGGTAGTATCTGACGGAAGTCACCACCCAATACAACTGTTTTTCCACCAAATGTCTTTGTCGAACTATTTTGGTCTACAAATCGCAACAAATCCCTCATAGTTCGGTCTAATGCTTCAAAgcaatgtttgtgcatcatggGCGCTTCATCCCAAATGATTAAACTCGTCTTTATCAACAATTCAGCTAAATGACTACCTTGTTTAATGTTACATGTTGAGTCTTCGTTTATTGCAATTGGTATTGCAAATCTTGAGTGCGCAGTTCGTCCACCTGGTAACAACAAAGAAGCTATGCCACTTGACGCAACATTTAAAACAATTTGCCTTTTAGATCGTAATGTAGATGACAACGCTCTCCATAAAAATGTTTTTCCAGTCCCACCATAcccataaacaaaaaacaaaccacCTAGATTACATGAAATGTCTTGCATAACAGTATCGTATATAACTCTTTGTTCATCAGTCAATTTAGAAGACAACTCTTCAGCTTCTTGTTTTAAGGCATCACAATCATAAGATAACTCTTCAAAAACCAATCTGTTATGAACCATTGTAGAGTTATCCATATTTGGAATAGGCATAGTTGGAAAGTCTTTTAAAGACTTATTTTGTACTTCCAAAAGTTTTTCCAACTCAATCAAACCAAAGTTCTTCTTCTCTTCGTCTGTTAAGACCAAGTCTGTTAACATGAAAAGGTAATTTAAAAATCATACAACACTAACATTTAGTAACAAATTTACAATagtaactttcaaattttacctGGTTGTTGTAATATTCTTCTTTGATAATGTTGAGCATCCTCACACAAATGTTTCCAAACCTCATTCCAAACATTTTCCGCTCTAATTATAGAGCTCGATGTTATTAGAACCACAAAGAGCTTCCTCATTGAATGAGCAGTTGACCAATAACTTGCTTCATTTATAGCATCAATGTATTCTTTATCATCATCAAGTAAACCATGAGCATAACAGGCATCTCGAAATGTCATATACTCAACACCGTTCAGTGTCCTAATATCTTTAAAACTTGTAGGACCACGAACTATGTTTAATAAGCaccttaaataatatatttcaccTGATTTTGGTGGGACATAGAAGATACGACCCACCGAGAAACCCTTCTTTCTTGGCTGCCATTCACGAATGTCttttttccaaacaaatttGGTAGGCATCTCAATGTAAGTTAGCATCTTCGCTTCATTGAATTTTTTGTTTGCTATAAACCAACCATTAAACATACTTTGACCAACAGTCTCTCTATTTAAAACACGGTCAATGGTATCATCATCTTGGAAAACAACTGATTGACAATCAGGCAGGTGAAAGCTTAACCTCTCAACAGGTGGAGTTCTGTATTGCACTTCAAAACTAAATAAGCGCCAAGTAGCCTCGCAGGCTGAAATGTACCGGCAATCATAGTACATGTTAATCTCATCAACAATTTCATTACCGGTATCATCGGTGGTAGTCTTATAAAACTCAGCAGTTACACGGTCATTACCTTTGTTGACGTACTTGAATAGGTATTTTATTGATCGTGACTGGTTACACCACTCAACATTACAGTGAGCTTTGTACTTCAAAAGTATATACCGATTATGTGGCACAATATACTGGTTATCCAAGTCTATCCCATTCTTCTTTATGGTTCTACTGTCATCCCGTCTTCGGTACAACGGGTATCCGTCTTGGTCAAATTGAGATTCATTAATGAATTTCTTTGGAAAATGCTTTGAACACTTGTTGTTTACCATGCATGGTGAATTCCTCTTGGCATGGCCACATGGTCCATGAACCATAAATTCCTCAACTGCTTTATAATATTCAAGGTCTTTATGTTTGTCTGGAATTTCAGCTGAAATGATTGAGTCCATGAAAGATGGGTTGGAGTATTCCTCTCTTCTTTCTAGAAATAGCAATATGTGAGCATGTGGCAATCCACGTTTTTGAAACTCTATTGTGTATACAACTGCACAAAATGTTATTAATTAGAGTTTAACACACAATTTAGTCAtatcaataaattatatatatatatatatatatatatatatatatatatatatatatatatatatatatatcatacctGCTTTGACGTGACCAaatatttttccctttttaagGTCTTTGATCAAAACATCCAATTTCATTTTGAACACACGACATACGATGTCTGGACGATCTTCCACTTTCAAGTTCCTTTTTTCCATAAAGCGTTGAATCTCAGGCCATTTAGGATTACATGTAAATGTAATGAATAGGTTTGGATAACCTACAAACCGACAAATGGCCATGACATCTTGATAGTTTTGTATCATGTACCTTGCTCCACTAGTAAAACTTGAGGGTAATATTATTCGTTTCCCTTTGGAGCTAGGTTCAACTTCACCTCGCGTTAAGGCATCTGAAAGACCTTTATATGCCTCACATCTCAAAGCTTTTTGATTTGATCTTATGTAAATAAGTCTGGAAGATTCCACCATCGTGTACGCATCAACTAAGAATTGTTGGAATAACCTCCTAGCATAAAATAAAGTTGAGATTTCATCCAACCTTTCATGGATACGGAATGCGAAGTACTCCCTTTGTGAAacactttttcttgagaaatgtTGGGTACTAACATTTGATGAAAAAAGAATATCCTCCCTAAATCCATCCTCGCCATATGGGAATAAAATTGGATATTGCAATGGTAAATATGCTGGATTTAATTCACTTATTCTTTTGAGAACTCCAGTCCTAGTCTCTACCAGAATGTCACGTTCACCCATGGTAGGGTCTAAATCTCCGACAATGAGAGCCGCAACCTCTGATGCAGTTGGTAATGAATATGTTCTTGCATCTGTATTCCTTCTTCCAATTAGCCCCATCTTAATCTCAGCTTGTGGATTAGAATCAATAAATGACTTGGCCATACGGAATGACTTGACCAAAACATTATAATGATCTAAAACATCCTTAATGTCATTAACCACATCAACATGTAGGTTAAATTTATCGTTTTCACCCctaaaacaattaaacaattaaacattagTATTTTAGTgtcataatattttatttatggaaAATTAAATGGAAGTTTAGTGATAGATATTATACCTAACGGAGTTGATACGATTTTCTATTTCATGTTCAGTATCATGAATATAGAGTTGCGCAAACTTTGGTTGAACCCCATTTGTTGGTAATAAACTTCCAATACGATGAAAATTTTGGCCATTTATACGAAATATAGGTGGCGCAACACCATTGTTAAGTGATCTATCAATCTTACCACCCATTGATGTGAAGCAAAACATGTTGTTATACGATCTTATATTTTGCAAGAAACATTTGTTCCTATCACTTGTAACAAAAAAGAGATCGTATAACTTTTTGGGAGGCTTTATCATGAATGGCAGCTTTATTTTCCCATTTACACAACACGCCGAATACTTCGGGGAggtatttaattttgaattgcTTGACCTTTCGTTGTACCAAAATATTGAATTACAATGCTCACAAATAAATTCCAGATCCCCAAAGTCTGAATAATccactgcaaaaaaaaataattaatagataatTAAAGTTTGGTGGTACACAAatgttttatttatatgtaatattCAAGCTCACCACAGTTTGAATCAATGTTTCGTTCATGTGGTTCAACAACATCATCAAATTCTGAAATTAAATTCCTTCCATGTTGTATTGATTGGACGTAAATTGTTGTGTTGACGCTTTGTTCAGTCTCATTTGTAATACAACAATTATTGTCTGTCCCTAATTGAAATGAATAATAGTTTTcgttaatattacaaaaaaatttgaagaacAAATTTAAGTAAAATGTTGTAGTAAGAATTTGAACATTAATATTACCATTTATATCTGAATTCAAATCCGGTGTCAAATTTAAGTCAAATGCACGAACATGACGCTGGGTTGTGTCATCTGTATCACGGGCAGCCAGGAGTTGAGAGGAATTTGCTTTAATTAAAggaataatttaataataaacctGTTAGAACATTTATAATATTGATGttcaaattaatattgtttAGTGTATACAACATACTTGAAATGTTGCTTAAAGGTAATCTCTTTCTCATTTGTTCATTCGATGTCGGCGTTATTGTCGTTCGCACACACGAATAATCtgataataaaacaaatattagacTCTATAGTAAAGTAATGTGTAGAACTATACGTTGAAAACTATAATATTCTTACCATTAGTAATAACACTTAAAGGTGTACAATATGAATTTCGGAATACACCAAATACATGTCTTTGACTTGTCTTTGCCAACAAATTATTAATGGATGACGTCCCAATATTCTCATTACACgtcatttgttcattttctgcaaaaataaaaaataaaaaaaataagaccACTAAGGCACTAATCTACATTATTTGTTGAAACTAACAAAAATCTTGAACACTATTGCATGTAATACATGAATTATATAGAACTTACTAAACAATAATGTATAGAACTTAGTAAAGAGTAATGTATAAtgaataatgaaaaattaatcacTGTGAataattatatagttatataaatttatataatgtagattacaaatgacatttatattactcTAATATATACGGAATACTACTGTATgggcgtgtgtatatatatatatatatatataatttatacaaaTATGCGCAATTGCGCATGAGGTaacttaatacaatataataataataataataataataataataataatacgaattagtaattatagtaataatactccttaatattttattacaatGGAGCCATGTGCCATGTTTTATTCTTTCTCATTGAGAACTAAAAAAGATGAATTGGGAGACGCAAATGATGGGTAACAGCAGAAAAAGAGTGGAGTTCACGTGTACACATTTGTAtcttttgactatttttttgtatttttttttgaaacacttttaattttttttttgaaggcgAAACACTTTTAAttagaaatggaaaaaaatcaGCCATTTTTAGAAGAACGGTTAAAGGTGTATAATCTAAATTTTAGAATATACCAAATACATGTTTTTGCATACAAATTATTAATGGATGACATTCTAATATTTTCATTACAtgtcatttgtttattttctgacccaaaaaacgaaaaaaaccaataat is a window of Ipomoea triloba cultivar NCNSP0323 chromosome 11, ASM357664v1 DNA encoding:
- the LOC115996157 gene encoding putative late blight resistance protein homolog R1B-13, whose amino-acid sequence is MKRIRIHDMLRDLYLREAKRENFLNVIGLKKHCRWISHTSRSLYSEVRSGDEFFHKSHSIHFTYLYYNWYTDVERLISHLKLLRVVDIRGRVYYEENALDVLANLVHLRYLALSTYKSFEIKLFEHWNMQSFIVSGDGVTLGSFEAYRIWKMPLLRNFCIGVIFSLEIPPAVYTNLENISWLDSESCTNDLFTMIPNLKKLGVDGGFYDNNLDWFYNCVHLGQLETLSIRRWGYLKNIPCSGIQWATSFLPNLKKLNLLESNLQWSDLSLICMLPNLEVLKLINACKGLKWETYDGGFRRLKRLVIVKGSLKYWNAVGDHFPILECLEISYCHWLEGIPPDFGDIATLALIKISYCRDSLMASAEWIQDEQNNNYGNAALLDCSKGFGPLDMMDGAIALQDVN
- the LOC115997541 gene encoding peptidyl-prolyl cis-trans isomerase → MANPKVFFDLTIGGQPAGRVVMELFADTTPKTADNFRALCTGEKGMGRSGKPLHYKGSTFHRVIPNFMCQGGDFTAGNGTGGESIYGTKFADENFVKRHTGPGILSMANAGPNTNGSQFFICTAKTEWLDGKHVVFGHVVEGFDVIKRAEAVGSSSGRCSKPVVIADCGQLS
- the LOC115996159 gene encoding uncharacterized protein LOC115996159, whose product is MGGKIDRSLNNGVAPPIFRINGQNFHRIGSLLPTNGVQPKFAQLYIHDTEHEIENRINSVRGENDKFNLHVDVVNDIKDVLDHYNVLVKSFRMAKSFIDSNPQAEIKMGLIGRRNTDARTYSLPTASEVAALIVGDLDPTMGERDILVETRTGVLKRISELNPAYLPLQYPILFPYGEDGFREDILFSSNVSTQHFSRKSVSQREYFAFRIHERLDEISTLFYARRLFQQFLVDAYTMVESSRLIYIRSNQKALRCEAYKGLSDALTRGEVEPSSKGKRIILPSSFTSGARYMIQNYQDVMAICRFVGYPNLFITFTCNPKWPEIQRFMEKRNLKVEDRPDIVCRVFKMKLDVLIKDLKKGKIFGHVKAVVYTIEFQKRGLPHAHILLFLERREEYSNPSFMDSIISAEIPDKHKDLEYYKAVEEFMVHGPCGHAKRNSPCMVNNKCSKHFPKKFINESQFDQDGYPLYRRRDDSRTIKKNGIDLDNQYIVPHNRYILLKYKAHCNVEWCNQSRSIKYLFKYVNKGNDRVTAEFYKTTTDDTGNEIVDEINMYYDCRYISACEATWRLFSFEVQYRTPPVERLSFHLPDCQSVVFQDDDTIDRVLNRETVGQSMFNGWFIANKKFNEAKMLTYIEMPTKFVWKKDIREWQPRKKGFSVGRIFYVPPKSGEIYYLRCLLNIVRGPTSFKDIRTLNGVEYMTFRDACYAHGLLDDDKEYIDAINEASYWSTAHSMRKLFVVLITSSSIIRAENVWNEVWKHLCEDAQHYQRRILQQPDLVLTDEEKKNFGLIELEKLLEVQNKSLKDFPTMPIPNMDNSTMVHNRLVFEELSYDCDALKQEAEELSSKLTDEQRVIYDTVMQDISCNLGGLFFVYGYGGTGKTFLWRALSSTLRSKRQIVLNVASSGIASLLLPGGRTAHSRFAIPIAINEDSTCNIKQGSHLAELLIKTSLIIWDEAPMMHKHCFEALDRTMRDLLRFVDQNSSTKTFGGKTVVLGGDFRQILPVVPKGTRQDIVSATINSSYLWNICKADADNGILADVHTPEFLNGIRVSGLPNHSLTLKIGSPVMLMRNIDHSIGLCNGTRLIITKLADRIIEAEIMTGANKGNKVLIPRMSMSPSDPRLPFKFQRKQFPLMLSYAMTINKSQGQTLSHVGLLLKKSVFVHGQLYVAASRINNPNGLKILIANDSSGTFTSTTNVVYHEIFNNL